AAAACAATGCCTAAAAAGATGGGAATCCCAAAATATTTGTGCAGTAAAATACTGTCTAATTTTTTAGTGAACTCATCGGTGGCTGTAACGGCTGCAGAAGTGGTTTCCATTACCAGCCCCTTGGCCGAGTTAAAACGGCACTGAGCGCAGGCGGTGGGAATACTCATACCCATCGATTTTTCTACTTTAAGGCGCGCTTCCTCTACTTTTTGGGATAGCGCATTTACTTGCTCGTTACTCCGATCTCCCATGGTAGCCGGTTCTGAAAAATCGAGCAATCGTTCGGCCAAAAATACTTCGCTGAGAATGGACGGATGTTCTATTTTTTTGATTTCTTCTGCCAACGAAAGAACCGATTCCTGAAGCGGAATGGGGCAGGAGATTTGCGGCGGATGTTGTTTGATCTCTCCATCAACCAGCTTTAACAGCGTATTAATCAAGTGGCCCAGGCCCTCGCCGGTGCGGGCAATGATCGGTACAACCGGTACGCCAAGATGGTGGGACAGCCCTTTTATGTCGATCTCGATGCCCAATCTTTTGGCTTCATCCATCATGTTCACGGCAACGATCATGGGGATGCCGCTTTGCGCCAGTTGTAAGGTTAAGCCCAAACTGCGGTAAAGATTGCGCGCATCAACAATATTGATCAATATATCGGGCGGCGTTTCCATAATGAATTTGCGCACGATTTTCTCTTCCAGAGTGGTGGGCGTTAATGAATAGCTGCCGGGAAGGTCGATTAATTCAAACTGGTAGCCGTTAATGCTAAATTTACCTACCTTTTTTTCAACCGAAACTCCAGGCCAATTTCCGACCGCCTGTCTGGCGCCGGTCAGCGCATTAAATAAAGTGGACTTTCCAGTGTTCGGGATGGAAATAATTGCCGCCGTAAACTTCTTTTTGCTCTTCATCTTATTACTCTGCAGGCTCCACGATAATTTTATCTGCCTCACCGCGACCAATACGAACCGTCTGTCCGTCTTTTTTGATTAATTTAAAGCCGTCGTTCTCGCTAATGGAAATAATATCCGAAATGGCCAGATGGCGCATGCGCATTTTCTCTAAAAAACCGCGACCGCCTAAAAAGTTGCGAATGCGGTAATGTTGTTTAGAATCTTTAACCGCGCTGAGCGGCAGAGCGACGATTTTGCAATTTAACGCCTTTAATTCATCTGTGCGCAGCGCAATGCTTTCTCCCTGATCAACCAGAACCTCAACCGTTTTACCCATGGGACCAACGCGTATGATGCGAATATTGGAGCCTGGTAAA
This sequence is a window from Caldithrix abyssi DSM 13497. Protein-coding genes within it:
- a CDS encoding FeoA domain-containing protein yields the protein MKEVILVPNAEYVIKSLDDQSLISQRMIQMGVLPGSNIRIIRVGPMGKTVEVLVDQGESIALRTDELKALNCKIVALPLSAVKDSKQHYRIRNFLGGRGFLEKMRMRHLAISDIISISENDGFKLIKKDGQTVRIGRGEADKIIVEPAE